A DNA window from Balneolaceae bacterium contains the following coding sequences:
- a CDS encoding COX15/CtaA family protein, which translates to MPLNTYQKTALTTVGAVIFLIFVGGLVRAAGAGLGCPDWPKCFGVWIPPTSAAELPAGFDATEFNVWKTWTEYVNRLVGVVIGLLITATFLLSFRYRREKPAVLWSSAAAFVLVLVQGWLGGRVVETGLDEWLITLHMMLAMLIMLVLIYAVFRAMGDRLDFSFELSTSTWRRLYGISLAVLLLTAFQLVLGTQVREAVDVIKNAEMVPPRGEWISMIGTVDEIHRTFSWTLFLGGGYLFWLTGWKTSSRLLSRLGMAIFGVILMQIALGAGLYYLGMPPAFQVLHLTGIAIMVALEFLLVMVLKLP; encoded by the coding sequence ATGCCTCTCAACACCTATCAGAAGACGGCCCTTACGACGGTGGGGGCGGTGATTTTTTTAATTTTTGTCGGGGGACTGGTACGCGCCGCGGGGGCCGGGCTGGGATGCCCCGACTGGCCCAAATGCTTCGGAGTGTGGATTCCGCCTACCTCGGCCGCCGAACTGCCCGCCGGCTTTGACGCCACCGAGTTCAACGTCTGGAAGACGTGGACCGAGTACGTAAACCGGCTGGTGGGGGTGGTGATCGGATTGCTGATCACGGCCACCTTTCTGCTCTCCTTTCGCTACCGCCGCGAAAAGCCGGCCGTGCTCTGGAGCTCCGCCGCCGCCTTCGTGCTGGTGCTGGTGCAGGGATGGCTCGGGGGACGCGTGGTGGAGACGGGCCTGGACGAGTGGCTGATCACCCTCCACATGATGCTGGCCATGCTCATCATGCTGGTGCTTATCTACGCGGTCTTCCGCGCCATGGGCGACCGGCTGGATTTTTCCTTCGAGCTCTCAACTTCCACCTGGCGCAGGCTCTATGGCATTTCCCTCGCCGTGCTGCTGCTCACCGCTTTCCAGCTGGTACTGGGCACGCAGGTGCGCGAGGCGGTGGACGTGATCAAGAACGCCGAGATGGTGCCGCCGCGCGGGGAGTGGATCTCCATGATCGGTACGGTCGACGAGATCCACCGCACCTTTTCGTGGACGCTGTTTCTCGGGGGAGGCTATCTTTTCTGGCTGACAGGGTGGAAAACAAGCTCGCGGCTGCTCTCGCGGCTGGGCATGGCCATCTTCGGGGTGATTCTCATGCAAATTGCCCTGGGCGCCGGGCTCTACTACCTGGGCA
- the cyoE gene encoding heme o synthase, which produces MKSSTEYAQSRLLDTDTLAAYFELTKPGITMTVLASMLIGFVLGSGAEIDFFLMIHALVGTWLIASGTAAHNQFMEWRYDGRMKRTRERPVPSSKISPTRSAIFSFTLMAAGLLYLVLLVNQVAAAVSLLTTLIYLGAYTPLKRVSAVNVLVGSVPGALPVVGGWAAATGHLGSIGMWLLFGIVFLWQIPHVMAIAWVCKDDYSTAGFRMLPRNDERGRKAAGYMLACLVALLPVTWAVWSIGLLGWIFLVGSLICGVVFLAFGLLFARDRDKASAKKLMFASFGYLPLVWLFVFIDQLVLRWF; this is translated from the coding sequence ATGAAATCAAGCACCGAATACGCCCAGTCGAGGCTGCTGGACACCGATACCCTGGCGGCCTACTTCGAACTGACCAAGCCCGGCATCACCATGACGGTCCTGGCCAGCATGCTTATCGGTTTCGTGCTGGGTTCGGGCGCGGAGATCGATTTCTTTCTGATGATCCACGCCCTTGTGGGCACCTGGCTGATCGCCTCCGGAACGGCCGCCCACAACCAGTTCATGGAGTGGCGCTACGACGGGCGGATGAAACGCACCCGGGAGCGGCCTGTCCCCTCCAGCAAGATCTCTCCCACCCGCAGCGCCATCTTCTCCTTCACGCTGATGGCCGCCGGGCTGCTCTACCTCGTGCTGCTCGTCAACCAGGTGGCCGCCGCCGTCTCCCTGCTGACTACCCTCATCTACCTGGGCGCCTATACGCCTCTCAAACGCGTTTCGGCCGTCAACGTACTGGTGGGTTCGGTCCCCGGCGCTCTGCCCGTTGTGGGCGGCTGGGCCGCAGCCACGGGACACCTGGGCAGCATCGGCATGTGGCTTCTTTTCGGCATCGTATTTCTATGGCAGATTCCCCACGTGATGGCCATCGCCTGGGTGTGCAAGGATGACTACAGCACGGCGGGTTTCCGCATGCTGCCACGCAACGACGAGCGAGGCAGGAAGGCGGCCGGTTACATGCTGGCCTGCCTGGTTGCCCTGCTGCCTGTAACCTGGGCAGTCTGGTCCATCGGACTGTTAGGCTGGATCTTCCTGGTGGGGAGCTTGATCTGCGGGGTGGTCTTCCTGGCCTTCGGGCTGTTATTTGCACGGGACCGTGACAAGGCCTCCGCCAAAAAGCTGATGTTCGCCTCCTTCGGCTACCTGCCGCTGGTGTGGCTCTTCGTGTTTATCGACCAGCTGGTGCTGCGCTGGTTCTAG
- a CDS encoding MBL fold metallo-hydrolase, producing MKTLTSTCVLLLMLTLGAEAQRTSPDTIPAEAGEVTVHPVRHGSLVLQWNGHAVYVDPVGGAALYEGLPRPDLVLITHPHGDHMDLATLRALNDKNPVIIAPKVVGQELPSDFEGQVVVLPNGSDTNRSAAGDMPDIPVNVRSVPMYNLPDGPDARHPKGWGNGYLVELGGKVFYVSGDTEDIPEMRSLEGVDVAFVCMNMPYTMDVNQAADAVLEFQPAIVYPYHYRGQNIARFKELVDAGGTAVEVRLKEWYPGN from the coding sequence ATGAAGACCCTCACTTCGACCTGCGTTTTATTGCTCATGCTCACCCTGGGAGCTGAGGCCCAGCGCACCTCCCCCGATACCATTCCCGCCGAAGCGGGCGAGGTGACCGTCCATCCCGTGCGCCACGGCTCGCTGGTGCTCCAGTGGAACGGCCATGCGGTGTACGTGGACCCGGTGGGAGGGGCGGCGCTCTATGAGGGACTCCCCCGGCCCGACTTGGTGCTGATCACCCACCCGCACGGTGACCACATGGATCTCGCTACCCTGCGGGCGCTCAACGACAAGAACCCGGTCATCATAGCGCCCAAGGTTGTCGGACAGGAGCTGCCCTCTGACTTCGAAGGGCAGGTGGTTGTACTGCCCAACGGGTCCGACACCAACCGTTCCGCGGCCGGGGACATGCCCGATATTCCGGTGAACGTTAGGTCGGTTCCCATGTACAATCTGCCTGACGGGCCCGACGCGCGCCATCCCAAGGGCTGGGGCAACGGCTACCTGGTGGAGCTGGGTGGAAAGGTGTTCTACGTGTCGGGGGACACGGAGGATATTCCCGAGATGCGCAGCCTGGAGGGGGTGGATGTAGCCTTCGTCTGCATGAATATGCCCTATACCATGGACGTGAACCAGGCGGCCGACGCGGTGCTGGAATTCCAGCCTGCCATCGTCTATCCCTACCACTACAGGGGCCAGAATATCGCGCGTTTCAAGGAGCTGGTCGATGCGGGAGGCACCGCGGTGGAGGTAAGGCTCAAGGAGTGGTACCCCGGTAACTGA
- a CDS encoding thiamine pyrophosphate-dependent enzyme, which yields MASTKTKKKSASQAASTSKRTKKENEQLLEDYRLAVESREASYLGRKETLTGKAKFGIFGDGKEMPQIAMARYFKDGDFRSGYYRDQTFMMAIGQVTLQQFFAQLYAHADVEQEPNSGGRQMNAHFSTRSLDEEGNWKDLTKMKNTSPDISPTSGQMTRLLGLAQASTIYRNHEELKEREEFRKFSDNGNEVAWGTIGDASTSEGPFWETVNAAGVLQVPMVLSVWDDGYGISVPRKYQTTKESISDALEGFQRNEEQEGLEILRVKAWDYPALLETYEKAARIAREEHVPVLVHVQEVTQPQGHSTSGSHERYKDEERLKFEEEYCCIRRMRVWMVEEGIAGEEELDAIEKQAEQDVKEAQKAAWSAFKGEIKEELNQAGALIDELASSSAQGEKLKEIKKAMNRPMVPLRKDIIGAVRKALRVTRGEDHPVRRNMDRWLEKHMELNRRRYDSHLYSEGGQSPLNVEEVAPVYGDDPEKVDGRVVLRDNFEKIFEQYPETLVFGEDTGKLGDVNKGLEGMQEKFGELRVRDTGIREATILGQGIGMALRGLRPIAEIQYLDYLLFCFQGLSDDLATVRYRSMGGQKAPAIVRTRGHRLEGIWHTGSPMGMILNGVRGVHVCVPRNLTEAAGMYNTLLRGDDPALVVEPLNAYRLKEPMPENLGEFTVPLGIPKVVAEGTDITIVSYGSTCNICEDVVPQLADAGISAELIDVRTLLPFDRNHDIVKSLQKTNRILFVDEDVPGGASAFMLNKVLQEQKGYYYLDSEPQCLTAKEHRGAFGSDGDYFSKPNEEDIFEAAYALMHEADPARYPAI from the coding sequence ATGGCAAGTACCAAGACCAAGAAGAAGAGCGCATCCCAGGCAGCCTCCACGTCGAAGCGGACCAAGAAAGAGAACGAACAGCTGCTGGAGGACTACCGCCTGGCGGTCGAGAGCCGGGAGGCCTCCTACCTGGGACGCAAGGAGACACTCACCGGCAAGGCCAAGTTCGGGATCTTCGGCGACGGCAAGGAAATGCCGCAGATTGCCATGGCGCGCTATTTTAAAGACGGGGACTTCCGCTCGGGCTACTACCGCGACCAGACTTTTATGATGGCCATCGGGCAGGTCACCCTCCAGCAGTTCTTCGCCCAGCTCTACGCCCACGCCGATGTGGAGCAGGAGCCCAACAGCGGGGGTCGCCAGATGAACGCCCACTTCAGCACCCGCAGCCTGGACGAGGAGGGCAACTGGAAGGACCTGACAAAGATGAAAAATACCTCCCCCGACATCTCGCCCACCAGCGGGCAGATGACCCGGTTGCTGGGACTGGCCCAGGCTTCGACCATCTACCGCAACCACGAGGAGCTGAAGGAGCGTGAGGAATTCCGGAAATTTTCTGACAACGGCAACGAGGTAGCCTGGGGCACCATCGGGGATGCCAGTACCTCCGAGGGACCCTTCTGGGAGACGGTCAACGCCGCGGGCGTGCTGCAGGTGCCCATGGTGCTCTCGGTGTGGGATGACGGCTACGGCATTTCGGTGCCGCGCAAGTACCAGACCACCAAGGAGAGCATCTCCGACGCGCTGGAAGGCTTCCAGCGCAACGAGGAGCAGGAGGGACTCGAAATCCTGCGTGTGAAGGCGTGGGACTATCCCGCGCTGCTGGAGACCTACGAAAAGGCGGCGCGCATTGCCCGCGAGGAGCATGTGCCTGTGCTGGTGCACGTGCAGGAGGTCACCCAGCCGCAGGGCCACTCCACCTCCGGTTCCCACGAACGCTACAAGGACGAGGAGCGCCTGAAGTTCGAGGAGGAGTACTGCTGCATACGCAGGATGCGCGTCTGGATGGTGGAGGAGGGCATTGCCGGCGAGGAGGAGCTGGACGCCATCGAGAAGCAGGCGGAGCAGGACGTGAAGGAGGCCCAGAAGGCTGCATGGAGCGCCTTCAAGGGTGAGATCAAGGAAGAGCTGAACCAGGCGGGGGCCCTGATTGACGAGCTGGCTTCAAGCAGCGCGCAGGGTGAAAAGCTGAAGGAAATCAAGAAAGCGATGAATCGTCCCATGGTGCCCCTGCGCAAGGACATCATCGGGGCAGTACGCAAGGCCCTGCGGGTAACCCGCGGCGAGGACCATCCCGTGCGCAGAAACATGGATCGCTGGCTTGAAAAGCACATGGAACTGAACCGCCGGCGCTACGACTCGCATCTCTACAGCGAGGGCGGGCAGTCGCCCCTCAACGTGGAGGAGGTGGCGCCTGTATATGGCGACGATCCCGAAAAGGTGGACGGGCGCGTGGTGCTGCGCGACAACTTTGAGAAGATTTTTGAGCAATATCCAGAGACGCTGGTCTTCGGGGAGGACACCGGCAAGCTGGGCGATGTAAATAAGGGACTGGAAGGCATGCAGGAGAAGTTCGGCGAGTTGCGGGTGCGCGACACCGGCATCCGCGAGGCCACCATCCTGGGGCAGGGCATCGGCATGGCCCTGCGCGGGCTGCGTCCCATCGCCGAGATTCAGTACCTGGACTACCTGCTTTTCTGCTTCCAGGGTCTCAGCGACGACCTGGCTACGGTGCGTTACCGCAGCATGGGCGGTCAGAAGGCGCCGGCCATTGTAAGGACACGGGGACACCGTCTGGAAGGCATCTGGCACACCGGCTCGCCCATGGGTATGATCCTGAACGGGGTGCGCGGGGTGCACGTATGTGTGCCGCGCAACCTCACCGAAGCCGCCGGCATGTATAACACCCTGCTGCGGGGCGATGACCCTGCGCTTGTCGTGGAGCCCCTGAACGCCTACCGCCTCAAAGAGCCCATGCCCGAGAACCTGGGCGAGTTTACCGTACCGCTGGGCATCCCCAAGGTGGTTGCCGAGGGCACCGATATTACCATCGTCTCCTACGGCTCCACCTGCAATATCTGCGAGGACGTGGTGCCTCAGCTAGCCGATGCGGGCATCTCCGCCGAGCTCATCGACGTGCGCACTCTGTTGCCCTTCGACCGCAACCACGACATTGTGAAATCACTTCAGAAGACCAACCGCATCCTGTTCGTGGACGAGGACGTTCCGGGGGGTGCCAGCGCCTTCATGCTGAACAAGGTACTCCAGGAGCAGAAGGGCTACTATTATCTCGACTCCGAACCGCAGTGCCTCACCGCCAAGGAGCACCGCGGCGCCTTTGGCTCAGACGGCGACTACTTCTCCAAGCCCAACGAGGAAGACATCTTCGAGGCGGCCTACGCCCTCATGCACGAGGCCGACCCCGCACGGTATCCCGCCATCTAG
- a CDS encoding class II fumarate hydratase yields the protein MSDFRIEKDSMGEVKVPKDAYYGAQTQRAVDNFPVSGIRFSRGFIEALGLVKKNAAMVNAELEMIDAGVAEAIRKAAAEVAEGKFDDDFAVDIFQTGSGTSTNMNANEIIAKRANELKGDDVEVSIHPNDHVNFGQSSNDVIPTSIRLAAVLAVDRNLVPALEQLQKAFKEKGKEFKEVVKTGRTHLMDAMPVTIQQEFEGYARQMKLGVDRLESATSRMTELPQGGTAVGTGLNTHNKFGKRMAKALSKETGIDFREAEDHFEAQSTVDAPVELSGQLKTIAVGLMKIGNDLRWMNSGPNSGIGELQLPTLQPGSSIMPGKVNPVIEESLTMVCAQVIGNDSAITVAGQAGNFELNVMLPLVAHNLLESIEIMGNAVRNLAEKSVEKLEVNRKRIADMVGRNPVLVTALNPLIGYDQAAKIAKKAFAEGRPVKEVAREMTDLSDEQLDEALDPIRMTRGGFME from the coding sequence ATGAGTGACTTCCGTATTGAAAAAGACTCCATGGGCGAAGTGAAAGTCCCCAAAGATGCCTATTACGGCGCGCAGACCCAGCGGGCCGTCGACAATTTCCCGGTAAGCGGCATCCGCTTCAGCAGGGGCTTTATCGAGGCGCTGGGACTGGTGAAAAAGAATGCGGCCATGGTCAATGCGGAGCTGGAAATGATAGATGCAGGCGTGGCGGAAGCCATCCGGAAGGCCGCCGCCGAAGTGGCGGAGGGCAAGTTCGACGACGACTTCGCCGTCGACATTTTTCAGACCGGTTCGGGCACCTCCACCAATATGAACGCCAACGAGATCATCGCCAAAAGGGCCAATGAGCTCAAGGGCGACGACGTGGAGGTCTCCATACATCCCAACGACCATGTCAACTTCGGGCAGAGTTCCAACGACGTGATCCCGACGTCCATACGCCTGGCAGCCGTGCTGGCGGTAGACCGCAACCTGGTGCCGGCCCTGGAGCAACTGCAGAAGGCTTTTAAAGAGAAGGGGAAGGAGTTCAAAGAAGTAGTCAAGACCGGACGCACCCACCTGATGGACGCCATGCCGGTGACCATCCAGCAGGAGTTCGAAGGCTACGCCCGGCAAATGAAGCTGGGCGTCGACCGCCTGGAATCTGCCACCAGCCGGATGACGGAACTGCCGCAGGGCGGCACCGCCGTGGGAACGGGGCTGAACACCCATAACAAGTTTGGAAAGCGCATGGCCAAGGCGCTCTCGAAAGAGACAGGCATCGATTTCCGTGAGGCGGAAGACCACTTCGAGGCGCAGTCCACCGTAGACGCACCCGTGGAGCTGAGCGGCCAGCTCAAGACTATCGCGGTGGGACTGATGAAGATCGGCAACGACCTGCGCTGGATGAACTCCGGACCGAACAGCGGTATCGGCGAGCTGCAGCTGCCCACCCTTCAGCCGGGCTCCTCCATCATGCCCGGCAAGGTGAATCCCGTCATCGAGGAGTCCCTCACCATGGTTTGCGCGCAGGTTATCGGCAACGACTCCGCCATTACCGTCGCCGGACAGGCGGGCAACTTTGAGCTGAACGTGATGCTTCCGCTGGTGGCTCACAACCTGCTGGAGTCCATCGAGATCATGGGCAACGCCGTCCGCAATCTGGCCGAAAAGAGCGTGGAGAAGCTGGAGGTGAACCGCAAGCGCATCGCCGACATGGTGGGGCGCAACCCGGTGCTGGTGACCGCCCTCAACCCGCTGATCGGCTACGACCAGGCCGCCAAAATCGCCAAAAAAGCCTTTGCCGAGGGTCGTCCCGTCAAGGAGGTGGCCCGCGAGATGACGGACCTCTCCGACGAGCAGCTGGACGAGGCCCTGGATCCTATCCGCATGACCCGGGGCGGTTTTATGGAATAA
- a CDS encoding 6-bladed beta-propeller: MSQAALMDSLDVPDHVRQLDSLAVFDAAAPPRYEISFQEEVTYGSISRNFAPAMGGFGPETAVDDSGMVYRTDRQRKNIRIYNPDGSQQGTIGRNGRGPGEFVDITSIMLHDNRLYAYDPNQMRIQVFSLHPAELDRVINIEPEQFGSGEDLEFGRPIADFHPFGEEQFLAGISQVERDGQGFTGYYVLDGEGERVSDRVVEVMQHRRFEFTSNRGMAASMRLPGGRTGVLDVTSDGMVYHANTGEMLIRVLHSTGDYQRSIWYSYENDPMDTQELVERYGENMYANMPSGELPDVWPAIHTFFVDDEERIWISTITDDKENYSWWILSNHGELLSRFSWTVEEELHAVRDGHLYVAVDQGEAMDIDRRLVRYEFSLESPNP; encoded by the coding sequence ATGAGCCAGGCCGCCCTCATGGATTCTCTCGACGTACCCGATCACGTCCGGCAGCTCGACAGCCTGGCGGTCTTCGACGCCGCGGCCCCGCCCCGCTACGAGATCAGCTTCCAGGAGGAAGTCACCTACGGCAGCATTTCCCGGAACTTCGCCCCCGCCATGGGGGGCTTTGGACCCGAAACGGCCGTGGACGACAGCGGCATGGTCTATCGCACCGACCGCCAGCGCAAAAACATCCGGATCTATAACCCTGACGGCTCCCAGCAGGGCACCATTGGACGCAACGGCCGCGGTCCGGGCGAGTTCGTGGACATTACCTCCATCATGCTGCATGACAACCGCCTCTACGCCTACGACCCCAACCAGATGCGCATACAGGTATTTTCACTGCACCCTGCTGAATTGGACCGGGTCATCAACATCGAACCGGAGCAGTTCGGCAGCGGTGAAGATTTGGAGTTCGGCCGGCCCATCGCCGACTTCCATCCTTTCGGGGAAGAACAATTCCTGGCCGGCATCTCCCAGGTTGAACGCGACGGTCAGGGGTTTACGGGTTACTACGTGCTGGACGGGGAGGGCGAACGGGTCTCCGACAGGGTCGTTGAAGTGATGCAGCATCGCCGCTTCGAATTCACCTCCAATCGCGGTATGGCCGCAAGCATGCGCCTCCCCGGCGGACGCACCGGCGTGCTGGACGTGACCTCTGACGGCATGGTCTATCACGCCAACACCGGGGAGATGCTGATCAGGGTGCTCCATTCCACGGGAGATTATCAACGGTCCATCTGGTATTCCTACGAAAACGATCCCATGGACACCCAGGAACTGGTCGAACGCTACGGGGAGAACATGTACGCCAATATGCCTTCCGGCGAACTCCCCGACGTCTGGCCGGCCATCCATACCTTTTTCGTAGACGATGAGGAGCGGATCTGGATTTCGACTATTACGGACGACAAGGAAAACTACAGCTGGTGGATCCTGTCCAACCATGGAGAACTGCTGTCCCGCTTTTCCTGGACCGTAGAGGAGGAGCTGCACGCGGTAAGGGACGGCCATCTCTACGTGGCAGTCGACCAGGGCGAGGCCATGGACATTGACCGCAGGTTGGTCCGTTATGAATTTTCGCTGGAATCGCCTAATCCATAA
- a CDS encoding 6-bladed beta-propeller, translating to MNKLVPILALLLITACTTQPDVQVPEQYENLENLKAFSGDPQPEGEITLTREVTYRDTERAVLGQMLTGLEVDGEGRVYVGDRQAFRVHVFNPDGSYLQGVGRKGRGPGEFTSVANLEVADGRLAVLNDRIGRLSEFELGTFEHLGDYELAIEANDHKPPWLQRTRDNRTAYRPREVYRRPDGNYLVFFYDPGVAVEDNLYNRSYELSAYSTGEQDYTAHDLLSFDWSGRVLFHKRDNGVGVMHNVPYIRGSAYTYHDGTLVQGWTEDLLLKFYDADGTYQQAWYYPVPESPLTLEQALALYPSERIEEMIRGDDLPDTWPSFHSVLLDDEGRLWVSRITGSPNMLDWWVLDSSGELLAEFSWSRHDTFEEVQNGKLYVTSMDTSSYAMSAVRYDIALE from the coding sequence ATGAACAAGCTGGTTCCTATCCTGGCACTGCTGCTCATTACCGCATGTACTACACAGCCGGACGTCCAGGTACCTGAGCAATACGAAAACCTGGAAAACCTGAAGGCCTTTTCGGGTGACCCGCAGCCCGAGGGCGAGATCACCCTCACCCGGGAGGTCACCTACCGCGACACCGAGCGGGCGGTGCTGGGGCAGATGCTGACCGGCCTGGAGGTGGATGGCGAAGGCAGGGTCTACGTTGGCGACCGCCAGGCCTTCAGGGTGCACGTATTCAACCCCGACGGCTCTTATCTCCAGGGCGTGGGACGGAAAGGCAGGGGACCGGGAGAGTTTACTTCCGTTGCCAATCTCGAGGTGGCAGACGGAAGGCTGGCGGTGCTTAACGACCGGATCGGCCGCCTCTCCGAATTCGAGCTGGGCACCTTCGAGCACCTTGGCGACTACGAATTGGCCATAGAAGCCAACGACCACAAGCCCCCCTGGCTGCAGCGGACGCGCGACAACCGCACGGCCTACCGTCCCCGGGAAGTCTACCGCAGGCCCGACGGCAACTACCTCGTTTTCTTCTATGACCCCGGGGTGGCGGTGGAGGACAACCTCTACAACCGATCCTACGAGCTCTCCGCCTACAGCACCGGCGAACAGGATTACACCGCCCACGACCTGCTCTCATTCGACTGGTCAGGCAGGGTGCTGTTTCACAAAAGAGACAACGGTGTTGGCGTCATGCACAACGTCCCCTACATACGAGGTTCGGCCTACACCTACCACGACGGCACGCTGGTGCAGGGCTGGACCGAGGACCTGCTGCTGAAGTTCTACGACGCCGACGGCACCTACCAACAAGCCTGGTACTACCCTGTGCCCGAAAGTCCGCTCACCCTGGAGCAGGCCCTGGCCCTCTACCCCTCCGAACGCATCGAGGAGATGATTCGCGGGGACGATCTGCCCGACACCTGGCCCTCCTTCCATTCGGTGCTCCTGGACGACGAAGGGCGCCTCTGGGTCTCCCGCATCACGGGATCGCCCAACATGCTTGACTGGTGGGTGCTGGACTCCTCCGGTGAGCTGCTGGCGGAGTTCAGCTGGTCGAGACACGACACCTTCGAGGAGGTGCAGAACGGCAAGCTCTACGTAACCTCCATGGACACCAGCTCCTATGCCATGAGCGCCGTCCGCTACGACATAGCCCTCGAGTAA
- a CDS encoding 6-bladed beta-propeller, which translates to MQNTRRLTLLLLSIVFVSCGTPDRDELPEDVRNLENLTVLSTDDIPPLELQPEATFGSTDTVIIGQLGDVVADDRGRVYLTDRSQKYIHVFASDGSYLARLGGEGRGPGEFMFPGNAAVISDRLFMQDVMLSRMNVYDLNAMENARSFVLNPKNTGQYPELEGYSARQFLVANDSTMVVRFSRGGAVPTAEEPADVLFYRMDPDGQIEGEQILRLPDMQYLTTTIDGQFRASFFSFNPNSLIALSGESTIYTADNREFLIRVYDLNGTYRKAIYAPYEAPLLDQDDLVEEYDNEMHKKMIRESALPERWPVLRSMRVDEENRLWISLLNANSDSSEWWVISDSGEILGRFTLPAEESLQAIRDGNIYVRSSRKNEADIVIRYGVL; encoded by the coding sequence ATGCAAAATACACGCCGTCTCACACTCCTGCTGCTCTCCATCGTCTTCGTATCGTGCGGCACACCCGACCGGGACGAGCTGCCTGAAGACGTCCGCAACCTGGAAAACCTGACAGTACTGTCCACGGATGATATTCCACCGCTGGAACTTCAGCCGGAGGCTACCTTTGGGAGCACCGACACGGTCATCATCGGCCAACTGGGCGATGTGGTAGCCGACGACCGGGGACGCGTCTACCTTACGGACCGTAGCCAGAAGTACATCCACGTATTTGCTTCCGACGGCAGCTACCTGGCCCGGCTGGGCGGTGAGGGCCGGGGACCGGGAGAATTTATGTTCCCCGGAAATGCTGCAGTAATCTCTGACCGGCTATTCATGCAGGACGTCATGCTGAGTCGGATGAACGTATACGACCTGAATGCCATGGAGAACGCCCGATCCTTCGTTTTGAATCCCAAGAATACGGGCCAGTACCCCGAATTGGAGGGATATTCCGCCCGGCAATTCCTGGTAGCCAACGACTCCACTATGGTGGTCCGATTCAGCAGGGGTGGAGCAGTCCCTACTGCGGAAGAACCCGCCGATGTTTTATTTTACCGGATGGATCCTGATGGACAAATCGAGGGGGAGCAAATTCTTCGTCTTCCGGATATGCAGTATCTGACCACCACCATTGACGGGCAATTCCGCGCCTCTTTTTTCTCCTTCAACCCCAATTCCCTCATCGCCCTGTCCGGCGAAAGCACCATCTATACGGCAGACAACAGGGAGTTTTTGATACGCGTCTACGACCTTAATGGGACCTACCGAAAGGCCATCTATGCACCCTACGAGGCGCCTTTGCTGGATCAAGACGATCTGGTGGAGGAATATGACAACGAAATGCACAAAAAGATGATCCGGGAATCGGCCCTTCCTGAGCGCTGGCCGGTACTGCGATCCATGAGGGTGGACGAGGAAAACCGTCTTTGGATCTCACTTCTGAACGCCAATTCCGACTCTTCGGAATGGTGGGTCATCAGCGATTCGGGAGAAATTCTTGGAAGATTCACCCTGCCAGCCGAAGAGTCGCTGCAGGCCATCCGAGATGGCAACATCTATGTCCGCTCGAGCCGTAAAAACGAAGCTGACATCGTCATTAGATATGGTGTTCTCTAA